A region from the Triticum aestivum cultivar Chinese Spring chromosome 3D, IWGSC CS RefSeq v2.1, whole genome shotgun sequence genome encodes:
- the LOC123079558 gene encoding cytochrome P450 704C1 isoform X1, translating to MATGMPECSPALLVAAGLAVLAICSYLAAIVVGRGAARYPPVAGTVFHQVYHLRRLHDYYTDLFREHATFRLLAPGRRQIYTSDTAVVEYILRTNFANYGKGASNYDKTSDLFGDGIFTADGDKWRQHRKIASYDFSARALRDFSGGVFNRDAAKLAHIVSGNAAAKQPMDFQDLLMKATMDSIFTIAVGVDLDTLSGSEEGSRFAAALDDASEFTLLRFVNAFWKVSRFLNVGAEAALRRRIEVVDKFMYKRIRARAEEISDGDIGKAHDTVSKDDLLSRFIQATTSDAGEVDYKHLRDMILNIVMAGKDPTAGALAWFLYMMCKHPEVQEKISEEAADAGEATSSIDDFSRSLTEEALNKMHYLHAALTETLRLYPSLPLDNKECFSDDILPNGFSVGKGDIVFYAPYAMGRMERLWGEDAIVFRPERWLDERGKFLPESPFKFTAFQAGPRICLGKEFAYRQMKIFAAVLLRFFVLALCDKDESVNYRTMITLYIDQGLHLTATARGIV from the exons ATGGCGACGGGAATGCCAGAGTGCTCCCCGGCCTTGCTGGTGGCCGCCGGCCTCGCCGTGCTAGCGATCTGCTCGTACCTTGCCGCCATCGTTGTCGGCCGCGGCGCCGCGCGGTACCCGCCTGTGGCCGGAACGGTGTTCCACCAGGTATACCACCTCCGGCGGCTGCACGACTACTACACGGACCTGTTCCGCGAGCACGCCACGTTCCGGCTGCTCGCGCCGGGACGGAGGCAGATTTACACCTCCGACACGGCGGTGGTCGAGTACATCCTTAGGACCAACTTCGCCAACTACGGCAAG GGCGCGTCTAACTACGACAAGACGAGCGATCTCTTCGGAGACGGCATCTTCACGGCGGACGGCGACAAGTGGAGGCAGCACAGGAAGATCGCCAGCTACGACTTCTCCGCGAGGGCCCTCCGGGACTTCAGCGGCGGCGTCTTCAACAGGGACGCCGCCAAGCTCGCGCACATCGTCTCCGGCAACGCGGCCGCGAAGCAACCCATGGACTTTCAG GACTTGCTGATGAAAGCGACGATGGACTCCATCTTCACCATCGCCGTCGGCGTGGACCTGGACACGCTGTCGGGGTCGGAGGAGGGGAGCCGCTTCGCCGCGGCGCTAGACGACGCCAGCGAGTTCACCCTGCTCCGTTTCGTCAATGCGTTCTGGAAGGTGTCGAGGTTCCTCAACGTCGGCGCCGAGGCGGCGCTCCGGCGCAGGATCGAGGTCGTCGACAAGTTCATGTACAAGCGCATCCGTGCCAGGGCGGAGGAGATATCGGACGGCGACATTGGCAAGGCACACGACACT GTGTCCAAGGATGATCTGCTGTCGAGATTCATACAGGCAACCACCAGCGACGCCGGGGAGGTGGACTACAAGCACCTGAGAGACATGATACTGAACATAGTCATGGCCGGCAAGGACCCGACCGCCGGAGCGCTTGCCTGGTTCCTTTACATGATGTGCAAGCACCCGGAGGTCCAGGAGAAGATAAGTGAGGAGGCtgccgacgccggcgaggccacgTCGTCCATCGACGACTTCTCCCGGAGCCTCACCGAGGAGGCGCTCAACAAGATGCACTACCTGCACGCCGCCCTGACGGAGACGCTCCGGCTGTACCCTTCGCTCCCGCTG GATAACAAGGAGTGCTTTTCCGACGACATTTTGCCCAACGGCTTCAGCGTCGGCAAGGGAGACATCGTATTCTACGCACCCTACGCCATGGGCCGGATGGAGCGGCTGTGGGGCGAGGACGCCATTGTCTTCCGGCCCGAAAGATGGCTCGACGAGCGCGGCAAGTTCTTGCCGGAGAGCCCTTTCAAGTTCACAGCTTTCCAGGCTGGTCCAAGGATCTGCTTGGGAAAGGAATTCGCGTACAGGCAGATGAAGATCTTCGCGGCCGTGTTGCTCCGCTTCTTCGTGCTCGCGTTGTGTGACAAGGATGAAAGCGTCAACTACAGGACCATGATCACGCTCTACATCGATCAGGGTCTCCATCTTACGGCTACGGCGAGAGGCATCGTGTAG
- the LOC123079558 gene encoding cytochrome P450 704C1 isoform X3 — protein sequence MATGMPECSPALLVAAGLAVLAICSYLAAIVVGRGAARYPPVAGTVFHQVYHLRRLHDYYTDLFREHATFRLLAPGRRQIYTSDTAVVEYILRTNFANYGKGASNYDKTSDLFGDGIFTADGDKWRQHRKIASYDFSARALRDFSGGVFNRDAAKLAHIVSGNAAAKQPMDFQDLLMKATMDSIFTIAVGVDLDTLSGSEEGSRFAAALDDASEFTLLRFVNAFWKVSRFLNVGAEAALRRRIEVVDKFMYKRIRARAEEISDGDIGKAHDTVSKDDLLSRFIQATTSDAGEVDYKHLRDMILNIVMAGKDPTAGALAWFLYMMCKHPEVQEKISEEAADAGEATSSIDDFSRSLTEEALNKMHYLHAALTETLRLYPSLPLDAKQTMASSWTKPRVGRVKLNPDGSYLENKGVQASFSGILKAQ from the exons ATGGCGACGGGAATGCCAGAGTGCTCCCCGGCCTTGCTGGTGGCCGCCGGCCTCGCCGTGCTAGCGATCTGCTCGTACCTTGCCGCCATCGTTGTCGGCCGCGGCGCCGCGCGGTACCCGCCTGTGGCCGGAACGGTGTTCCACCAGGTATACCACCTCCGGCGGCTGCACGACTACTACACGGACCTGTTCCGCGAGCACGCCACGTTCCGGCTGCTCGCGCCGGGACGGAGGCAGATTTACACCTCCGACACGGCGGTGGTCGAGTACATCCTTAGGACCAACTTCGCCAACTACGGCAAG GGCGCGTCTAACTACGACAAGACGAGCGATCTCTTCGGAGACGGCATCTTCACGGCGGACGGCGACAAGTGGAGGCAGCACAGGAAGATCGCCAGCTACGACTTCTCCGCGAGGGCCCTCCGGGACTTCAGCGGCGGCGTCTTCAACAGGGACGCCGCCAAGCTCGCGCACATCGTCTCCGGCAACGCGGCCGCGAAGCAACCCATGGACTTTCAG GACTTGCTGATGAAAGCGACGATGGACTCCATCTTCACCATCGCCGTCGGCGTGGACCTGGACACGCTGTCGGGGTCGGAGGAGGGGAGCCGCTTCGCCGCGGCGCTAGACGACGCCAGCGAGTTCACCCTGCTCCGTTTCGTCAATGCGTTCTGGAAGGTGTCGAGGTTCCTCAACGTCGGCGCCGAGGCGGCGCTCCGGCGCAGGATCGAGGTCGTCGACAAGTTCATGTACAAGCGCATCCGTGCCAGGGCGGAGGAGATATCGGACGGCGACATTGGCAAGGCACACGACACT GTGTCCAAGGATGATCTGCTGTCGAGATTCATACAGGCAACCACCAGCGACGCCGGGGAGGTGGACTACAAGCACCTGAGAGACATGATACTGAACATAGTCATGGCCGGCAAGGACCCGACCGCCGGAGCGCTTGCCTGGTTCCTTTACATGATGTGCAAGCACCCGGAGGTCCAGGAGAAGATAAGTGAGGAGGCtgccgacgccggcgaggccacgTCGTCCATCGACGACTTCTCCCGGAGCCTCACCGAGGAGGCGCTCAACAAGATGCACTACCTGCACGCCGCCCTGACGGAGACGCTCCGGCTGTACCCTTCGCTCCCGCTG GATGCTAAGCAGACCATGGCCAGCTCGTGGACTAAACCGAGGGTGGGCAGAGTAAAACTCAATCCAGATGGTTCTTACCTTGAAAACAAAGGGGTGCAGGCATCATTCTCAGGGATTCTGAAGGCTCAGTAA
- the LOC123079558 gene encoding cytochrome P450 704C1 isoform X2: protein MATGMPECSPALLVAAGLAVLAICSYLAAIVVGRGAARYPPVAGTVFHQVYHLRRLHDYYTDLFREHATFRLLAPGRRQIYTSDTAVVEYILRTNFANYGKGASNYDKTSDLFGDGIFTADGDKWRQHRKIASYDFSARALRDFSGGVFNRDAAKLAHIVSGNAAAKQPMDFQDLLMKATMDSIFTIAVGVDLDTLSGSEEGSRFAAALDDASEFTLLRFVNAFWKVSRFLNVGAEAALRRRIEVVDKFMYKRIRARAEEISDGDIGKVSKDDLLSRFIQATTSDAGEVDYKHLRDMILNIVMAGKDPTAGALAWFLYMMCKHPEVQEKISEEAADAGEATSSIDDFSRSLTEEALNKMHYLHAALTETLRLYPSLPLDNKECFSDDILPNGFSVGKGDIVFYAPYAMGRMERLWGEDAIVFRPERWLDERGKFLPESPFKFTAFQAGPRICLGKEFAYRQMKIFAAVLLRFFVLALCDKDESVNYRTMITLYIDQGLHLTATARGIV, encoded by the exons ATGGCGACGGGAATGCCAGAGTGCTCCCCGGCCTTGCTGGTGGCCGCCGGCCTCGCCGTGCTAGCGATCTGCTCGTACCTTGCCGCCATCGTTGTCGGCCGCGGCGCCGCGCGGTACCCGCCTGTGGCCGGAACGGTGTTCCACCAGGTATACCACCTCCGGCGGCTGCACGACTACTACACGGACCTGTTCCGCGAGCACGCCACGTTCCGGCTGCTCGCGCCGGGACGGAGGCAGATTTACACCTCCGACACGGCGGTGGTCGAGTACATCCTTAGGACCAACTTCGCCAACTACGGCAAG GGCGCGTCTAACTACGACAAGACGAGCGATCTCTTCGGAGACGGCATCTTCACGGCGGACGGCGACAAGTGGAGGCAGCACAGGAAGATCGCCAGCTACGACTTCTCCGCGAGGGCCCTCCGGGACTTCAGCGGCGGCGTCTTCAACAGGGACGCCGCCAAGCTCGCGCACATCGTCTCCGGCAACGCGGCCGCGAAGCAACCCATGGACTTTCAG GACTTGCTGATGAAAGCGACGATGGACTCCATCTTCACCATCGCCGTCGGCGTGGACCTGGACACGCTGTCGGGGTCGGAGGAGGGGAGCCGCTTCGCCGCGGCGCTAGACGACGCCAGCGAGTTCACCCTGCTCCGTTTCGTCAATGCGTTCTGGAAGGTGTCGAGGTTCCTCAACGTCGGCGCCGAGGCGGCGCTCCGGCGCAGGATCGAGGTCGTCGACAAGTTCATGTACAAGCGCATCCGTGCCAGGGCGGAGGAGATATCGGACGGCGACATTGGCAAG GTGTCCAAGGATGATCTGCTGTCGAGATTCATACAGGCAACCACCAGCGACGCCGGGGAGGTGGACTACAAGCACCTGAGAGACATGATACTGAACATAGTCATGGCCGGCAAGGACCCGACCGCCGGAGCGCTTGCCTGGTTCCTTTACATGATGTGCAAGCACCCGGAGGTCCAGGAGAAGATAAGTGAGGAGGCtgccgacgccggcgaggccacgTCGTCCATCGACGACTTCTCCCGGAGCCTCACCGAGGAGGCGCTCAACAAGATGCACTACCTGCACGCCGCCCTGACGGAGACGCTCCGGCTGTACCCTTCGCTCCCGCTG GATAACAAGGAGTGCTTTTCCGACGACATTTTGCCCAACGGCTTCAGCGTCGGCAAGGGAGACATCGTATTCTACGCACCCTACGCCATGGGCCGGATGGAGCGGCTGTGGGGCGAGGACGCCATTGTCTTCCGGCCCGAAAGATGGCTCGACGAGCGCGGCAAGTTCTTGCCGGAGAGCCCTTTCAAGTTCACAGCTTTCCAGGCTGGTCCAAGGATCTGCTTGGGAAAGGAATTCGCGTACAGGCAGATGAAGATCTTCGCGGCCGTGTTGCTCCGCTTCTTCGTGCTCGCGTTGTGTGACAAGGATGAAAGCGTCAACTACAGGACCATGATCACGCTCTACATCGATCAGGGTCTCCATCTTACGGCTACGGCGAGAGGCATCGTGTAG